The Vibrio tarriae genome includes a window with the following:
- the thiQ gene encoding thiamine ABC transporter ATP-binding protein yields the protein MLALEKVRYEYEHEWFEFDLNVADGDIVALMGPSGAGKSTLLSLVAGFIEPVSGSIKVNDQSVLGLAPYQRPFSMLFQEHNLFAHLTVRENIGLGLHPGLKLNAEQKQQVVAAAQQVGIADYLDRLPEQLSGGQRQRVALARCFVQPNPIWLLDEPFSALDPLLREEMLALVKQLASERQRTVVMVTHHLSDARAIASKIAFLSQGKVQVVSDCQAVTAQHPHPELAQFVAAALSEPK from the coding sequence ATGTTAGCTCTAGAAAAAGTGCGTTACGAATATGAGCACGAATGGTTCGAGTTTGATCTGAACGTGGCTGATGGCGACATTGTTGCGCTGATGGGACCCAGTGGCGCGGGTAAATCTACCTTGTTGAGTCTGGTCGCGGGTTTTATCGAACCCGTCAGCGGCAGCATCAAGGTCAATGATCAGTCGGTACTCGGTTTAGCGCCTTATCAACGTCCGTTTTCAATGCTCTTTCAGGAGCACAACCTGTTTGCCCATCTTACCGTGCGTGAAAACATCGGCTTAGGTTTACATCCAGGCCTCAAATTGAACGCTGAGCAGAAACAGCAAGTGGTTGCTGCCGCTCAGCAAGTAGGAATTGCCGACTACCTAGATCGTTTACCTGAGCAACTTTCCGGCGGGCAACGCCAGCGGGTGGCACTCGCGCGCTGTTTTGTGCAGCCGAATCCGATTTGGTTGCTTGATGAGCCATTTTCGGCGCTCGATCCTTTGCTGCGTGAAGAGATGCTTGCTTTGGTGAAACAATTAGCCAGTGAGCGGCAGCGCACTGTAGTGATGGTGACCCACCATCTTAGTGATGCGCGTGCCATCGCCAGCAAAATCGCATTTTTGAGCCAAGGTAAAGTGCAAGTGGTGAGTGATTGTCAGGCAGTGACAGCGCAGCATCCTCATCCTGAACTGGCTCAGTTTGTGGCGGCGGCACTGAGTGAGCCGAAATGA
- the yjgA gene encoding ribosome biogenesis factor YjgA, producing the protein MARKNQKAPWEEEEEIIWVSRTELKNDMLALQKLGEELVELKPSALAKFPLPEDLAEAIKDAQRFKNEARRRQLQYIGKLMRHIDPEPLQTALDKLRNKHSQTTALLHKLEQLRDRIVAEGDSAIEVAMEQYPEADRQRLRLLARQASKEKAGNKPPKSSREIFQLLKEAMLAKQEIEEESEDDLDSAE; encoded by the coding sequence AGATCATTTGGGTCAGCAGAACCGAATTGAAAAATGACATGCTGGCTCTACAAAAACTCGGCGAAGAGCTGGTTGAATTAAAACCTTCCGCGTTAGCCAAATTCCCACTGCCAGAAGATCTGGCCGAAGCGATCAAAGATGCGCAGCGTTTTAAAAACGAAGCTCGTCGTCGCCAGTTGCAATACATTGGCAAACTGATGCGCCATATCGACCCGGAGCCGCTACAAACGGCGTTGGATAAACTGCGTAACAAACATTCACAAACTACTGCATTGCTGCACAAACTGGAGCAACTGCGTGATCGCATCGTTGCCGAAGGGGATAGCGCGATTGAAGTGGCGATGGAGCAATATCCAGAAGCGGATCGTCAACGTCTGCGTCTGTTAGCGCGTCAAGCCAGCAAAGAAAAAGCGGGCAACAAGCCGCCAAAATCGTCTCGCGAGATCTTCCAACTGCTCAAAGAAGCGATGTTGGCAAAACAAGAGATCGAAGAAGAGAGTGAAGACGATCTGGATTCAGCGGAATAA